In Phaeobacter gallaeciensis DSM 26640, a genomic segment contains:
- a CDS encoding sensor histidine kinase: protein MSALRQAIALSLAFLVLLTLGGLLLDDVITEEFRAETEEALREEYQRISDRLTREGQFPEEVVTAEVFSDSGVGYAVLRADGKVLGPVLRGAFDSQGFDILEAEALFQPKALETLDRIFDLIDEDEEEQATDSGPEAEEAAAGQLGFDVAFESEADLGWRIYSGAVLDGRLVVYAPGVSAFGSDLTSVILIFVVILSLPALIIGLIFGIRAQRRLNRIGAGFDRIADGELDLRLAPKVIRDDIDELAARIDGATERLQASIRQMSDFSANIAHDLRTPLTRLRLHLDQADEAVDQTAHREAAIAQMDDIIAIFGAIQRIARMQSQGRRDGFAELDLGVVVEQVHEIYEAVAQDAGQSLSCRITDAATIQADRSLIMQLLANLIENAIRHAGEGARVAIDLSGSRLAVTDDGPGIPEAERGRVLDPLYRLDRSRNTAGAGLGLAMVKAIAELHEAELELTSGQGARGLRIAVRFPQP from the coding sequence ATGAGCGCGCTACGTCAGGCGATTGCCTTGTCGCTGGCCTTTTTGGTTCTGTTGACGCTTGGCGGGCTGCTTCTGGATGACGTCATCACCGAAGAATTCCGTGCCGAGACCGAAGAGGCGCTGCGCGAAGAATATCAGCGTATCAGCGACCGACTGACGCGGGAGGGGCAGTTTCCCGAAGAAGTCGTGACCGCCGAAGTATTTTCGGACAGTGGTGTCGGATATGCGGTGCTGCGGGCTGATGGCAAAGTGCTGGGGCCGGTATTGCGTGGTGCCTTCGACAGCCAGGGTTTTGATATCCTTGAGGCCGAAGCTCTGTTTCAACCCAAGGCGCTTGAGACGCTCGACCGGATCTTCGATCTGATCGACGAGGATGAGGAGGAACAGGCCACCGACAGCGGACCAGAAGCTGAGGAGGCTGCTGCGGGGCAGCTTGGATTTGATGTGGCGTTTGAGAGTGAGGCGGATCTGGGCTGGCGGATATACAGCGGCGCGGTGCTGGATGGCCGCCTTGTCGTTTATGCACCGGGCGTCAGTGCCTTTGGGTCGGATCTGACCAGTGTAATCCTGATTTTTGTGGTCATCCTGTCGCTGCCTGCGCTTATTATTGGGTTGATCTTTGGCATCCGGGCACAGCGCCGGTTGAATCGGATCGGCGCCGGGTTTGACCGTATCGCGGATGGTGAGCTGGACCTGCGACTGGCACCAAAGGTGATCCGCGACGACATTGATGAGCTGGCCGCGCGTATTGATGGCGCGACGGAGCGTCTGCAGGCTTCCATTCGGCAGATGTCTGATTTCTCGGCCAATATTGCCCATGATCTGCGCACACCACTGACCCGTCTGAGGCTGCATCTGGATCAGGCCGATGAGGCTGTGGACCAGACTGCGCACCGGGAGGCGGCAATTGCGCAGATGGATGATATCATAGCCATCTTTGGCGCGATCCAGCGGATTGCCCGAATGCAGAGCCAGGGACGGCGCGATGGATTTGCGGAATTAGATCTGGGCGTGGTGGTCGAGCAGGTGCATGAGATCTATGAGGCGGTGGCACAGGACGCAGGACAAAGCCTGTCCTGTCGGATTACCGACGCCGCCACTATCCAGGCCGACCGTAGCCTTATCATGCAGTTGCTGGCCAATCTGATCGAAAACGCCATTCGCCACGCAGGGGAGGGGGCGAGGGTTGCCATTGATCTGTCCGGCAGTCGGCTGGCGGTGACGGACGATGGCCCCGGCATTCCGGAGGCTGAGCGCGGGCGCGTGCTGGACCCGCTCTATCGACTCGACCGCAGCCGCAACACCGCCGGGGCGGGTTTGGGGTTGGCGATGGTGAAAGCCATCGCTGAACTCCACGAGGCTGAACTGGAGCTGACATCCGGCCAGGGGGCACGCGGATTACGCATTGCGGTGCGGTTTCCTCAGCCTTGA